The proteins below come from a single Alligator mississippiensis isolate rAllMis1 chromosome 2, rAllMis1, whole genome shotgun sequence genomic window:
- the LOC132248635 gene encoding uncharacterized protein LOC132248635 encodes MTYHPSLEPVRKILKKLQPILDRDPILKKIFPEPPILAFKQAPNLTSLITTSKLPQAQNTPKGSRPCQDKKCKTCQHISTTPTITTPHNRAISIPGSYSCTSRNVIYLIQCTKCPDGKYVGETKQQLRTRMNAHRKSIKDRNTQLPVGAHFSQEGHSLSSLSVLILKGNLHNTSQRRAYELHFINLLDTRDQGLNIDIGF; translated from the coding sequence atgacgtatcacccctctcttgaacctgtacggaaaatcctcaaaaaattgcaacccatactagacagagaccctattcttaaaaagatattcccagagccacccatcctagccttcaaacaagcaccgaacctcaccagcCTCATCACCacaagcaaacttcctcaagcccagaacacaccaaaaggatccagaccgtgccaggacaagaaatgcaaaacctgccaacacatctccaccacccccactatcactacaccccacaacagagccatcagcatcccaggatcttacagctgcacctccagaaatgtaatatacctcatccagtgcaccaaatgtcctgatggaaaatatgtaggagagaccaaacaacaactgcgcaccagaatgaacgcacaccggaaatccatcaaagacagaaatacccaattaccggtgggggcacatttctcacaggagggccactctctctccagtctctcagtcctgatcctcaagggaaacttacacaacacttcccagagacgagcctatgagctccatttcatcaacctgctggatactagagatcagggactaaacatagacattggattttag